A genomic segment from Acipenser ruthenus chromosome 5, fAciRut3.2 maternal haplotype, whole genome shotgun sequence encodes:
- the LOC117403370 gene encoding potassium voltage-gated channel subfamily F member 1-like: MWGMPRMRYANCHGSEASEETEIVVNIGGVRQVLYGDILNRYPETRLAELANCSSGGYDAIFSLCDDYDPARKEFYFDRDPGAFKCIIDVYYFGEIHMKRGVCPICFQKELEFWKIDPSFLDDCCKSNLSEKKEELQEIANRVQLILDDLEGDPSDDRWQKCQKFIWKFLEKPESSLPARVVAIMSFLFILISSVVMCVGTIPELQVEDAEGNHVEHPTLDAIETVCIGWFTIEYILRLISSPNKVHFAFSFMNIIDVLAIMPFYVSLSLTYLGNKMMELSNVQQAIQALRIMRIARIFKLARHSSGLQTLTYALKMSFKELGLLLMYLAMGIFVFSAVGYTMEQSHPETLFKSIPQSFWWAIITMTTVGYGDIYPKTTLGKCNAAISFLCGVIAIALPIHPIINNFVKYYDKQRVLETATKHELDLMELHSIEGKERKESNAAAGLNGRNLSQSDSYIPLLSDAKQHRTRLQSCK, from the coding sequence ATGTGGGGAATGCCCAGGatgagatatgcaaattgccatgGTTCAGAGGCAAGTGAAGAAACGGAGATCGTGGTAAATATTGGGGGAGTGAGACAAGTCTTGTATGGGGATATCCTGAACCGCTACCCAGAGACCCGACTCGCTGAGCTAGCCAACTGCTCTTCTGGGGGATACGACGCAATTTTCTCCCTTTGCGACGACTACGACCCCGCTAGGAAAGAGTTTTACTTCGACAGAGATCCAGGCGCGTTCAAGTGCATTATAGACGTGTATTACTTTGGAGAGATCCATATGAAACGGGGCGTTTGTCCTATCTGCTTCCAAAAAGAGTTGGAGTTTTGGAAAATAGACCCTAGTTTTCTGGACGACTGTTGCAAAAGCAATTTGAGCGAGAAGAAGGAAGAACTGCAAGAAATAGCAAATAGAGTGCAGTTAATATTGGACGACTTGGAAGGAGATCCCTCAGATGACCGCTGGCAAAAGTGCCAAAAGTTTATTTGGAAGTTTTTGGAGAAACCGGAGTCTTCGCTTCCAGCGCGAGTGGTGGCCATTATGTCTTTTCTCTTTATTCTGATTTCTTCTGTGGTGATGTGTGTGGGGACCATCCCGGAGCTGCAAGTGGAGGATGCCGAAGGTAACCACGTGGAGCACCCGACTTTGGACGCCATCGAGACCGTCTGTATAGGCTGGTTTACCATTGAGTATATTCTCAGATTAATCTCGTCACCGAATAAAGTGCATTTTGCATTTTCGTTTATGAACATCATTGACGTTCTGGCAATAATGCCATTCTATGTCAGTTTAAGTCTCACCTACCTGGGTAACAAGATGATGGAGCTGTCCAACGTCCAGCAGGCGATCCAGGCTTTGAGAATTATGAGAATTGCAAGAATTTTCAAACTGGCACGCCATTCTTCTGGGCTCCAAACTCTAACATACGCTTTGAAAATGAGTTTCAAAGAGCTTGGCTTGCTACTCATGTATTTAGCAATGGGGATCTTTGTGTTTTCTGCCGTGGGTTACACCATGGAGCAGAGCCACCCGGAGACGCTTTTCAAGAGCATCCCCCAATCTTTTTGGTGGGCTATAATTACCATGACCACTGTTGGCTACGGGGACATATACCCCAAAACCACCCTGGGCAAATGCAATGCAGCGATCAGCTTCCTCTGTGGGGTGATTGCCATAGCGCTACCCATTCACCCGATCATAAACAATTTCGTCAAATACTATGACAAACAGAGAGTGTTAGAGACTGCAACCAAGCACGAGCTTGATCTGATGGAACTGCATTCCATTGAGGGGAAGGAACGGAAAGAAAGCAATGCAGCAGCCGGCTTGAACGGCAGGAACTTGTCCCAAAGCGACAGTTACATTCCGCTTTTATCAGACGCGAAACAGCACAGAACGAGACTTCAAAGCtgtaaataa